In Musa acuminata AAA Group cultivar baxijiao chromosome BXJ2-10, Cavendish_Baxijiao_AAA, whole genome shotgun sequence, a genomic segment contains:
- the LOC135625011 gene encoding basic helix-loop-helix protein 80-like — MASSHWDSACVSKTTAEMLLLMPQQQVAVAAVAAAVTDFDSSSSLDTGTDAPSADGVIVSSPLSSELHESKKVQNQNQHGRVDHKRKTKDEASLVTGESEGIRDGKSKKQKRPKGGLKITEELRSSSDGYVHVRARRGQATDNHSLSERVRRKKISERMKMLQGLVPGCDKVTGKALILDEIINYVQCLQNQVEFLSMKIASLSPVLYDFDVGFADCINQPQKLITRSIPQPLSYVDQMNHLQAKAFDSGTTTFSQDEGSALQMGEQTQGFVDQIGFTNMYSFE, encoded by the exons ATGGCTTCCTCGCATTGGGACTCTGCTTGCGTTTCAAAGACCACGGCTGAGATGCTCCTCCTCATGCCGCAGCAGCAAGTCGCAGTGGCAGCAGTAGCAGCTGCTGTCACAGACTTCGATAGCAGCAGCTCCCTTGATACTGGTACAGATGCTCCCTCGGCTGATGGAGTCATAGTTAGTTCGCCATTGTCGAGTGAACTCCATGAATCTAAAAAGGTCCAGAACCAGAACCAACATGGCCGTGTGGATCATAAAAGAAAGACCAAAGACGAGGCTAGTTTGGTTACTGGTGAATCCGAG GGGATCAGGGATGGCAAGAGCAAGAAACAGAAGAGGCCTAAAGGTGGGTTAAAGATAACAGAGGAACTGAGGAGCTCCTCTGATGGATACGTTCATGTGAGGGCAAGGAGAGGTCAAGCAACGGACAACCACAGCCTCTCGGAAAGg GTGAGAAGGAAGAAGATTAGTGAAAGGATGAAGATGCTGCAAGGTCTTGTTCCTGGCTGTGACAAGGTCACCGGTAAAGCACTGATCCTGGATGAGATAATTAACTATGTGCAGTGCTTGCAGAACCAAGTTGAG TTTCTCTCCATGAAGATTGCTTCTTTGAGTCCCGTATTATACGATTTCGACGTCGGTTTTGCCGATTGCATAAACCAGCCACAG AAACTGATCACGAGAAGCATACCACAACCATTGTCCTATGTAGACCAGATGAATCATCTTCAAGCCAAAGCTTTTGACAGTGGAACCACAACCTTCTCTCAG GATGAAGGCAGTGCACTGCAAATGGGTGAACAAACACAAGGGTTCGTCGATCAAATAGGGTTCACCAACATGTACTCTTTTGAGTAG